The genomic DNA TCGCCCCGCAGGCAGGCGGCGATGAGGTCGGGCTCAGTCACAATAAAGAGGAGAAGTAGGGCAGCGGCGAAAGAATGTTTGGGGCGTTAGATGCGGCGCGGGGGGTAGGGGTTGCCTGGGGCGGCAAAAGTTTTTTTCCAAAAAAGGCCCTGCCGGGTGGGCAGGGCCAGGGGCTGGGCGGGCGGGAGGCTACAACTTCACGCGCAGCCTGGCTTCGCGCCCGCCGCTGCTATTCATGGGCATCAGGGAATTGATAGTGGTATCGGCTTTTACATCGACGTCCACCACTATTTTCATGGTGATGTAAACCGTTGAGGGTAGCGCGCCCGAGCGGGTGCTGGCCGGCGATAGCGCGCCCGTCGTGGTGAGGATGTGCCCGGCCGCCATATTGGTTTCGTTATGCTCGAAGCTCGCGTAATAGTAGCCGCCCCGGCCGCTGTCGTAGGCCAGCGGCTGCTGGTTGCCCTTGTACTCGTCGTTGACCTGGTAACTCCAGTTATAGTCGGCCGAAAAGGGTATTTTCAACTCTACCCGCACTTTTACATCGTGCCGGGGTCCCGGCTCCAGGTCAGGCTTGGCGCAGCCGCGTAGTCGTGCTCGTGTTGCAGTAGTCCAGGGTTTTGGGGGCAGAGAAGGAGGTAGGGTAGCAGCGCGAGCTACTAAGTGATGTTACGCAAAGCTTATCGCCCTCCGCGTTCACCTCACCTCCTAGCCCCCTCTCCTGCGGAGAGGGGGGACTAGCTTTTAGTTCTAGCTCTAATTTAACTAATTGATTTGCAATATAAAACTAAGCTAGAGCTAGTTCCCCCTCTCCGCAGGAGAGGGGGCTAGGGGGTGAGGTGAACGTGGAGGGCGATAAGCTTTGCGTAACATCAGCTACTAAGTTCGCGTTGCTACTCATTTTCAAGCAAGTGTCAATCCCGGTAGTTCAAGGCCGGCTTACGGTCGCCGAGCAGGGGTTTGTACACGTAGCTGCCTACCTTCTGCTTCAGCTCGGCCTTGGCCTGGGTCAGCAGCTCGGGGGTAGTAAAGAGGTCGATGGCGGTGAGAGTCATGGTTTTGGCGGCCACCATCATACCCTTGCTGCCAATTTCCTTGCCGCTGCACGCCACGGCCTGCCAGCTGTGGGCGGGCGTGCCGGGTATCCAGGTGGCGGCTTGCAAGCCCACGGTGGGCACCACGTAGCTCACATCGCCCACGTCGCTGCTGCCGCCCAGGTCGCGCGCCAGGTAGGGCTCCACCACGGCGGCCTGCGCCACGGGCGGCGCGGGCGCGCCCAGCGACTGCTGAATCTGCTGGCCAAAAGCCATTTCTTCGGGCGTGTAGGTCACGCCGCCTACCTGTTCTAAATTCGTTTGCAGCGCGTGGGCCAGGGTTTCGTTGATGAGCAGGTCGTGGGTGCCGCCTACGATTTCGTAGTCCATGGTGGTGCCGGTGCCCAGCGCGGCCCCTTCGGCGGCCTTCACCACGCGCTCGAAAATGGCCTGCACATCGGCCCGGTTGGGGTGGCGCACGTAGTAGTACACCTCCGCGAAGTCCGGCACCACGTTGGGTGCCTTGCCGCCGTTGGTGATAACGTAGTGAATGCGGGTTTCCTGGGGCACGTGCTCGCGCATCATGTTCACCATGTTATCCATCGCCTCCACGCCGTCGAGGGCGCTGCGCCCGCGCTCGGGGGCCGCCGCCGCGTGCGCGGCAATGCCGTGAAACCGGAACTTAGCCGACGAATTGGCGATGTACCTGCCGGCCATCGTCGCGTTCTCGCTGCTGGGGTGCCAGTGAATCACCGCGTCCACGCCGTTGAACAGGCCCTCGCGCACCATGTACACCTTGCCGCTACCCCCCTCCTCGGCCGGGCAGCCGAACACCTTCACGGTGCCGCGCAGCTTGCCGGCCTTCAGCAGTTTTTGCAGCTCCAGGCCGGTGGCCACGCTGGCCGTGCCAAAGAGGTTGTGGCCGCAGCCGTGGCCCGCGTTCTGGCCCGCGATGGGCGTCTTTTCGGCCACCGCCTGCTGGGCCAGGCCGGGCAGCGCATCAAACTCGGCCAGGATGCCAATGACCGGCTGGCCGCTGCCGTAGGTAGCCACGAAGGCCGTCGGGATGCCCGCTACCCCCGCCTGCACCGCGAAGCCGTGGTCGCGCAGCGTTTTTTGCAGCAGCGCCGAGCTTTGGGTTTCCTTATAGCCCACCTCGGCAAAGCCCCAGATGCGCTGGGCCAGCTGCCGGTAGTCGGCGTAGTGTGCCTGCAAATCCTGGATGGCCTCAGCCTTGAGCGCCGCCGGGGGGGTAGGGGCCGGCCGAAACGCCAGCAGCCCAGCGCCGAGCAGCCCGAGTAAGTAGGTTTTTTTCATGTGGTTAGGTCTGATTAAAAAGACGTTGCCTCGCCCAGAGGCCAGGCGAAAGTCAAGCTGGCGCAAGGTAGGGTTGCACCAGATAGCGGGCAGCACGCGGACCACAAAAAAAGCGCTACCGGCTAGGTAGCGCTCTGGTTTTAAGGGGCCTGAAAGAAAAAGCAACGGCCTAAATCGGCCATTTCCTGCAAGGCCAGCCGTGCAGTTCGTCGCGGGTGGTTAGCCGGTGGCCGGGTAGCACCACGGTTTTCACCGCCTACTTCTCATACTGCCCCACGCTCAGCATCACTAGCGTGCAGGCTTCCTCGGTCATAATGCCTTGGGCCTGGGCCTTTTGCTCCAGCTCGGGGTTTTCGGTACCGGGGTTGAAGATGATGCGGCGCGGCTTGAGGCTCAGGATATACTCGTACCAGTTGGGCTGGTTTTGCGGGCCTACGTAGAGCGTCACGGTGTCAATATCCGCTTCCTGGGGCCGGTCGGTGTGGATGGCCTGGCCGGCCACCCGGCCTTTGCGGATGCCCACGGGCACTACTTCGTGGCCGTGGTTTTTGAGCGAATGCACGGCTTTGTAAGCGTAGCGGTCGGGGTTGTCGGTGGCTCCTAGAACGAGGGTTTTCATGAGGAATGAGTTTAAAAGAACGTCATGCTGAGCTTGTTGAAGCATGACAACGATTTTAAGCTAAATGAAGTTTAGCGCCCCACGGACACGGCCAACGCTTCCGCCACGCGCTCGCCGTCCATCGCCGCGCTCACGATGCCGCCCGCGTAGCCCGCGCCCTCGCCGCACGGAAACAGGCCCGCCACTACCGGGTGGCGCAGGGTATCGCTGTCGCGCGGGATGCGCACCGGGGAAGAGGTGCGGCTTTCCACACCCACGATTTGGGCAGCGTTGGTGGCAAAATCGGGGATTTTGCGGCCGAAGGCGCGGAAGCCCTGCCGCAGCCGCTCGCTGAGGGCGGGGCCGAGCACGGCGTCCATCTCCACGCTCACCAGGCCGGGCTGATAGCTGGTTTCGAGGAGGGTAGAGGACGATTTCTTTTGGAGAAAATCGCCCAGAAGCTGGGCCGGGGCCGCCTGCGTGCCGCCCGCCAGCCGGCAGGCCGCCTGCTCTATTTCCTGCTGAAAATGCAGGCCGGCGAGCGCGCCGTAGCGGGCCACGTCCAAGTCGGCCAGCTCCACGGCGGCCACGATGCCCGAGTTGGCGAAGCGCGAGTCGCGGCGGCTGGGGCTCATGCCGTTTACCACCACCTCGCCGGGCGCGGTGGCCGCCGGCACAATGAAGCCGCCGGGGCACATGCAAAACGAAAACACGCCGCGCTGGGCGTCGCGCACCTTGGTTTGCTCCACCAGCGCGTAGCTGGCGGCGGGCAGCAGGCCGCGCTCGGGCCGGCCATACTGCGCCGCGTCGATGAGCGCCTGCGGGTGCTCGACGCGCACGCCCAGCGCGAAGGGCTTGGCCTCAATCCCTACCCCCCTCTTATGGAGCAGCTCGTAGATGTCACGTGCCGAGTGGCCGGTGGCCAGCACGGTGGCCTCGGCCTCCAGGGCCTCGCCGGTGTGCGTAACCACGCCGCGCAAGTGGTTGTTATCCAGAATAAAATCTTCGACCCGCGTCTCAAACCGCACCTCGCCGCCGGCCTCGATAATGGCATCGCGCAGGCTCTGCACCACGGCGGGCAGCTTGTTGGTGCCGATGTGGGGGTGGGCATCAACCAGAATATCGGGGGTAGCGCCGTGCTGCACCAGCCGCCGCAGGATGCGGCCCACGTCGCCGCGCTTGGTGGCGCGGGTGTAGAGCTTGCCATCGGAGTAGGTGCCCGCGCCGCCCTCGCCAAAGCAGTAGTTGGAGTCGGGGTTCACCACGTGCTCCTTAGTAAGGGCGGCCAGGTCGCGGCGGCGGGTGCGCACGTCCTTGCCGCGCTCCAGCACAATCGGTTTGATGCCCAGCTCGATGCAGCGCAGCGCCGCAAACAGCCCCGCCGGCCCCGCGCCCACAATCAGCACCCGCCGCCGCGCCTGGCGCACATCAGGGTACTCAAACCACGGCCCCAGCAGCTCGCGGGCCGGGGCAGGCGTGGCGCGGTCATACACGTCGGCCCGCAGCCGAATGAGCGGCCGGTGGCCCCGCGCATCGAGCGAGCGCTTGCGGATGTGCACGAAGTCGGCTTCGCCGGGACGCAGGCCGGCGGCGGCCAGAATGGCCGCGTAGCGGGCCAGCTCGTCGTAGGCCACCTCGGGGGGTAGGGCCAGGTCTAGTTCTTGTTTCATAAGGCAGGCGAACGGGAGTTAGCCGTTAAGCCCGGCAAAATTACGATGGGGGGCGGGATGGGTGGGTTTTGAGTGGCGTTGGGCAGTTGTAGCTTATACTTGTGAGTATCATGCTAACGGTAGCATGATTGGCGGTATCACTAGCTTAATTAATATTTATTATTTAGGCAATAACATTCCGCTTAGCCTTAGAAAGCGTCCCTTTCATGGCATAATCTCAAGCATCGATTCCCGTTGCTCTTCGCGATGAATATACATGCGTTTAGTCTAGCTGCGTGGCTGGCCTGCTGGCGCGGCGGGCGGTTATATTTGAAGCTGGAGGCACCCTGGCTTTTGCTCTAACTACCTGCTATGCTGACAAAACAACCCCACGCACCTATTACCGCGCGGGCTTGGCGGCAGCGGGCCGCTCTGCTGGCGGCCGGGCTGAGCCTGGGGCCAGCCGCTTTTAGCCAAGCGCCCGCGTTTGCGCCGGTAGTGAACTATGATGCCGGCACAAACAGCGCGCCTAGCAGTATTGTGGTGGCCGATGTAAATGGCGATGGCAAGCCGGACTTTCTCACGGCCAACTATTATAGCAGCACCGTGTGCGTGCAGCTCGGCACGGGCACGGGCAGCTTCAGCAGCATGGCCGTTTACAGTACGGGGGCGGGTAGCTTCCCCTGCAGTGTGGCGGTGGCCGATGTGAATGGCGATGGCAAACCTGATGTGCTTACGGCCAATTCGGAGACTAATACGGTGGCGGTGCTGCTGGGCACGGGTACGGGTAGCTTCGGAAACCGGATTACCTATAGTACCGGGGCAAACAGCTCGCCTAACAGTATTGTGGCGGCCGATGTGAACGGTGACGGCCAGCCCGACCTGCTTACGGCCAATCTTTACAGTAGCACGGTGGGGGTGCTGTTGAGCACGGGAGCCGGGAGCTTTGGCGCGGTGACTACTTACAGTACCGGGGCGCTCAGTTATCCGCTTAGTATCGCGGTGGCTGATGTGAATGGGGATGGCCAGCTTGACCTGCTCACCGCCAACACCTTGCTTAATGCAGTGGGGGTATTATTGGGTACTGGCACGGGTAGTTTTGGCGCAGTAGCCGCTTATGACGCTGGCCCAAATAGCGGGCCATTCAGCATCGTGGTGGCCGATGTGAACGGCGATGGCCGGCCGGACCTACTCACGGCCAATCATGCCAGCGATACGGTGGGGGTACTATTGGGCACGGGTACGGGTAGTTTCGGGGCGGTAACTACCTACAGTACGGGCGCAAATACCCAGCCCTACAGCATTGCGGTGGCTGACGTGAACGGTGATGGCAAGCTCGACGTGCTCATGGCTAGCGGGGGCAACCCTACGGCCGGGGTACTGCTGGGCACGGGCACAGGCAGCTTTGGGGCTGCCCTTGCTTACAGTGCAGGGCCGGCCAGCTACCCGCATGGCATTGCGGTGGCCGATGTGAATGGCGATGGCAAGCCCGATATATTCACGGCCAACTCGGGCAGCAACACGGTTGGTGTGCTGCTCAGTGCCACCATGCTGGCCACCCGTGCCGCGCTGCCCGGCACCAGCGCCAGCCTCTACCCCAATCCCGCCCGCACCCGCGCCACCCTCAGCGCCGCCGGCCTGCCCCTTAACACGCACCTGCTCGAAGCTACCCTATACAACGCTCTGGGCCAACCCGTGCGGCATCTGGCGCTCCTGCTGCCAGCGGCGCAACGCGGGCCGAGGTGCCCACAGACGGCCTGCCCACCGGGGTATATCTACTGCGCCTCGGTGCCCTCGATGCCCAGGGCACAGCACTAGGGCCGCTGCCCACTCAGCGCCTGTGCGTAGAATAAGAAAAAGCAAAAGTTTCGGGGTACTGTATTCATCCGGTTTGACCCGCCTGCAAAAAGGGGGTAGTGTTTTGGGCTGAATTACTACCCTCCACTTTTGCAGACCGATGCTTTTACCCGGCTTGGCCTGCCTGCAAAAGTGGGGTGCTAACTGCGCCCGGCGAAGGGTCGGCACGAGTTACGTTGCGCTAAGCTTGCGCCAGGTTCGGCAGAGAAACGCCTACCAGAACGTCAGGCTGACGAAGGAAGCATCCTGGCCGCTTCGTTGAGGAGTTCAACCAAGCAGCTAATCTTTGCGGTGGACTTTCTTTTGGGAAGAAACTGCCGCAGGATTACGCCCAAACCCCCGCTACTTTTGGCGCATGCCCGCCTCCCCCCTGCGCTCCATCATTTCCGGCTCCATTGGCAACCTCGTGGAGTGATACGACTGGTACGCTTATTCCACGTTTGCACTGTATTTCGCGCCGGTATTTTTCCCCAAAGCCAGCCCCACGGCGCAGCTGCTGAACACGGCCGCTATCTTCGCGGTGGGCTTTTTGATGCGGCCCCGTTGCTAATTAGTTTGCTATAAAGCACGTCATTCTCATCTGGCGTCCGCTTGTCGAAGCATCTCTACCACGAGAGTAATCTCAACGCTTAGTGTTAGTTACGCAGTAGAGATGATTCGATAAGCGGACGCCAGATGAGCATGACCGTCTGTTTTAACCTAAATAGGACTTACGCAAAATGGTTAACAGCTAGCCCCGCTGGGGCTGAAAAAACAACTCTTTACGTAAGTCCTACTAAATTATTTATTAACGGGTACTTATCACGCCAAAATCAACTGCTGACAATTAAAATCAAACGATAATGAGGAAATTAAAATTGCAAATGCAAGTGTCCTTAGACGGCTACGTGGCAGGGCCAAATGGCGAGCTGGACTTCATGACCTGGAATCCAGATGACAAACTCTTAGAGTTTATGAATTCTCTTATTGATTCGTCAGACACTCTTTTACTTTTCAAGTACGCTAGTTAAAGCTATGTCCTTTAGGGCAAGACTTTAGTTGCTACTCACTTTTGCCGGTCTTGTTCAGGCAAGGCTGTTTAATTTTTGATTGTCAGTTAGTTATTGCTATTTGCTCAATGACCGACGCCAGCGTTTAGCCAGCAGAATTTTATTCTAAAGCGACCCACTTTCAGTGGCTTCTTTCAGTCGGCTTTAGCCGAAACCGCCGAATTCCATTCGCTTTCAAACCTATGGACTTACAGTCCATAGTCGTTTAGTTGGCAGAAAAATGGCGGATGGCTTTGTAAAGCATTGGGAGGCCGCAGCTAATAACAATCCTAACGCTCCGTTTGCGAAAAAAATAGTGGCTATTCCAAAAATTGTTTTTACTAAGACACTTGACAAATCACCTTGGGATAACACCACGTTGGCAAAAGGAAATCTCGTAGAAGAAATTGTCAGCTTAAAACGACAAAACGGCAAAGATATTCTCGTTTTTGGCGGTGCAGATTTTGTTTCATCCTTAATAAAAGAAAATCTTATCGACGAATATCATCTTATTATAAATCCGACAGCAATCGGTAATGGTATGACTATTTTTAAATCACTTGGCAGAATGCAGAAATTTTCTCCTATAGAATCAAAACTTTATGCTGGTGGCAAAACTGTGTTGAGTTATAAGCTGAATAATGACTGACAGAACAACACACCAATCGATAGCACTTCGGGCGAATAGAAAGACTGCCGCTAACAGTGGGTTTTGCGCTAGTGAGGCCTGATGTGGCAAGCTTAAGCAATTACTAAAGCAACCGATTCGCAGAGCCAGCGCGAGTTTAGCGGCAGCGTAACTCGTGCCAATGGAGCAGATGAGGCACAGCCTCATCTGCCGCAACGCGGCAAGCAACGGCTGCTGGTTTTTGAGTTGGCGGCCCCGCTTCAAGTGCCGCCAAGGCGGCAGGGGAGGCTTGGCCTCCACGGGAGGGGTAGGCGCGAGTTACGCTGCGCCGCCCTCGCGCCCGGTTCGGCGGCCACCCGTCAGCTACTTTTGGCACATGCCCGCTGCTCCTGCTTCTCCGCTAAAATCCATTATTTCCGGCTCCATTGGCAACCTCGTGGAGTGGTATGACTGGTACGCTTATTCCGCCTTTGCGCTCTACTTCGCCCCCGTTTTCTTCCCCAAGGCCAGCCCCACGGCGCAGCTGCTGAACACGGCCGCCATCTTCGCGGTGGGCTTTTTGATGCGGCCCATTGGTGCTTGGTTTTTAGGGATTTACGCCGATAAGCGCGGGCGGCGGGCGGCGCTGCTGCTCTCGGTGCGCCTAATGGCAGGCGGCTCACTGCTCATTGCCGGCGCGCCGGGCTACGCCACTATTGGGTTGGGCGCGCCGGCTTTGCTGCTGCTGGCGCGGCTGCTGCAAGGCATCAGCGTGGGCGGCGAGTACGGCACCTCGGCCACGTACCTGAGCGAGATGGCGGGCGAGGGGCACCGGGGCTTCTGGTCAAGCTTTCAGTACCTTACGCTCATGGGCGGGCAGCTGCTGGCGCTAGTGGTGCAGCTCACGTTGCAGCAGCTGATGACCCCGGCCGAGCTCACGGCCTGGGGCTGGCGCATCCCGTTCGTCATTGGGGCCGGGGCGGCGCTGGGGGCCTTGTTTCTGCGCACCCACATGAGCGAAACGGCCGCCTTTGAGCACGAGAAAGCTGCCGAAGCCAGCAGCGGCCGGCCGGCCCGGCTCTCGGCCATTCAGCAACTGCGCGCCTACCCCCGCGAAACGCTCACGGTAGTGGGCCTCACGCTGGGCGGCACGCTGGCTTTCTACACCTTCACCACCTACGCCCAGAAATTTCTGGTGAATACCAGCGGCTTCACCAAGGAGCAGGCTACGCTGATTTCGTTTGGCGCAATGGCCGTGGCGCTGCTGTTTCAGCCGCTGCTGGGGGCCGTGTCCGACGTGGTGGGGCGGCGGCCGGTGCTGCTGTTTTTCGGCATTGGGGCCACGCTGGGCACGGTGCCGCTGCTGCGCGCCTTGGCCCACACCAGCAGCGAGTGGGGCGCGTTTGGGCTGCTGGTGGCGGCGCTGTTCGTGGTGAGCGGTTACACCAGCATTTCGGCCATCGTGAAGGCCGAGCTGTTTCCGACCCACATCCGGGCGCTGGGGGTAGGGCTGCCGTTTGCGCTCACGGCGGCCATTTTTGGCGGCACGGCCGAATACCTGGCGCTCCTGGCCAAAGAGCAGGGGGTAGCCGAATGGTTCTACTGGTACGTGTCGGGCTGCGCGTTTATCTCGCTGCTCGTGTACTGGCGCATGGGCGAAACCAAGGCGCGCGGAAATATGTGAGCCAGAATCTCTTGCTTTAATTCTTATCCAATGCAATGCAGAACAGCCAACTAAAACTCAGGCGAACCGAAAAAGCCGACCTGACTAGTTTCTTTCAATTCCAGCTGGATAAGGAAGCAAATTATTTAGCTGCCTTCACCCCAAAAGGCCCTCTCAACCAGGAGGCTTACGTCGAAAAATTCACGCGGTTTTTACGAGACCCGACCATAACTATGCAAACTATTCTGGTCGGTGAAATTATCGTGGGGAGCATTGCCAAATTCGAAATGGAAGGAGACGCTGAAATTACCTATTGGCTGGACAGAAGTTTTTGGAACCGGGGAATTGCGACAACTGCCCTCAAAAGCTTTCTGATTATGGAAAAAACTAGGCCGGTTTTTGGGCGCGTTGCCTTTGATAATGTAGGGTCGCAGAAGGTATTGGAAAAGTGTGGCTTTGTAAAAATTGGTACGGACAAGGGCTTTGCCAATGCCCGGCAGGCAGAAATAACGGAGTTTATTTATAAATTGACTTAATAAATACTAAACGACTATGGACTGTAAGTCCATAGGTTTGAAAGCGAATGGAATTCGGCGGTTTCGGCTAAAGCCGACTGAAAGAAGCCACTGAAAGTGGGTCGCTTTAGAATGAAATTCTGCTGGCTAAACGCTGGCGTCGGTCATTGAGCAAATAGCAGTAACTAACTGACAATCAAAAATTAAACAGCCTTGCCTGAACAAGACCGGCAAAAGTGAGTAGCAACTAAAGTCTTGCCCTAAAGGGCATAGCTTTAACTAGCGTACCTGAAAAGTAAAATACCAGATTGTTGGGCGACTCTGGCCGGCCGTTATGCACCGAGCTGGTTGCCGGGCTGAACTTATTGCCTGCCTAGCGGCTTACCCACGCACACCTAAAACTCTTCTCTCCCATGCGTTTCCTACCCCTCGCCGCGCTCGCCGGCGCTGCCCTGCTCACCTACGCCGCCCCGGCTCAGGCCCAGGACAAAATGCCCGAAGACAAATCGAAGCGCCCCAGCCCGCCGGCCGTGGCAAAAGCCGACGTGCGCGGCACCGAGGTCACTATTGACTACAGCCAGCCCTCGCTGAAGGGCCGCGCGGCGTTTGGCGAAAAGTCGCCGCTGGCCCCCAATGGCGAGGTGTGGCGCACCGGGGCCAACGAGGCCACCACCTTCACGGTGAGTAAGGCCGTGAAAATCAACGGCCAGCCGCTGGCGGCCGGCACCTACGCGCTGTTCACCATTCCCGGTCCCAACGAGTGGACGGTTATCTTCAACAAGACGGCCAAGCAGTGGGGCGCGTTCAAGTACCAGGACAAGGAGGATGCGCTGCGCGTGAAAGTGAAGTCCAAAACCGTGGCCGCGCCCGTCGAGCAGTTCACCATCACGGCCGATAAGAGCGGCAAGGTGGCCATGCTGTGGGGCAAGACGGAAGCCGATTTCCTGGTGAAGTAAGTGCTGGTAGCATCCGCTTGAGCGTGTGCGTCTTAACATTAACCCGGACACGCTAAAGCGGATGCTACTTCCATGTTAAAACTTGTGCTTTTACGCCACGGCCAGAGCGTGTGGAACCTCGAAAATCGCTTCACCGGCTGGACCGACGTGGACCTCACCGACGAGGGCAGGCAGCAGGCGGCCCACGCCGGCCAGCTCCTGCGGCAGCATGGCTACACGTTTGACATGGGCTTTACGTCGGTGCTCAAGCGGGCCATTAAAACGCTGGATATCACCCTTGAAAATATGGATGAGCTGTGGATTCCGGTGCAAAAGTCGTGGCGGTTGAACGAGCGTTTCTACGGGGCCTTGCAGGGCCTCAACAAGGCCGAAACCGCCGCCAAGTACGGTGAGGAGCAGGTGCAGCAGTGGCGCCGTTCGCCCCATGCCCACCCGCCCGCCGTGCAGCCCGAAGACCCGCGCTTTCCGGGCCACGACCCGCGCTACCGGCACCTAACCTACCGCGAGCTGCCCCAGACCGAAAACCTGAGCGAGACGCTGACGCGGGTACTGCCCTTCTGGACCGAGAAAATAATGCCCGCCCTGCGCCGCCAGCAGCAGGTGATAATTGCCGCCCACGGCAACAGCCTGCGCGCCCTGGTGCAGTACATCGACCACTTATCGGACGAGGAGGTGACTCAGCTGGACATCCCGACCGGCGTGCCGCTGGTGTATGAGCTGGACGAAAATTTCAACCGCATCCGGCATTATTATTTGCAGGACGATGGGACCACGCCCGGCCCCGCTGCCAAATAGCTATTTTTGTGGGGTAGGCTTACCTTTAAGTATAGTCCCTACCCCCCGTCTTGTCTGATTCGCCCCACGCCCGCCTCGCCGCTTTAGCCGACCCCACCGCCGCGCCCGCCGACGGGCTGCCGCGCCTGCGCAAGCTGCTCGAAAGCCTGCTGCGGGCCGACTACAAGCGCCGCAAAGCGCCGTTTGGCAACCTGTTTCAGGCCATCGGCGGCGCTTGCTACGCCCTGGAGCTGGACTCCGGCCTGCGCGCCCGCCTGCAGGACCTGCGCGTGGCGGCCAACCTGGTGCTGCACGAAAGCTACCCTGGCACCGCCGCCGAGGTAGCCGCCGGCTTCGCGGCCGTGGCCGAATTGTTGGAGGCCCTCACCGGCGAGCCCTACGCCGGCCCTACCCCCCCCGCCGCGCCCGAAGCGGCCCGCCTTGCCGGCCCTACCCCCCCCGTCCGGCCCGATGCTGCCGAGGGATTTGCCGCCGACCCGCGCGCCGTGTGGCGGGTGCAGGTAGTGCACGCCGACCTGGCCAGCGGCGCGATTACCGTCGAAATGAGCACGCCCGCCGACGGCCGGCCGGCCGGGCCATTTCAGCTGGTGCTGCCCGAAGCCTACGAAACCCTGCTGCTGCCGGCCGCCGCGCTGCACCCGGCCCTCAACCTCATCGGTCCGGCGCGGCTGCCCGATGGCCGCGTGCGCCCGCGCCGCGTGGTGCTGGAGCCCGACTATCTCATCAGCGTAACCACGCTGGCCGAGTGCGCGCAGCGCGACGGCACCTTTGGCGAGCTGGCCCTGCTGAAATCGTTTTTGCCCGATGAAACCTCGCGCTCGCTGGTGGTCGGCAACCTGGTCAACCGCCTGCTCGATGAGGAAGTGAGCCACGCGGCCAACCAGGTTCCTGGTTCCTTGTTTCCAGTGCCTGGTTTGAATGACGGCCAGGAACCAGGGACCAGGGACCAGGAACCAGGGACTAAAGAAGCACCAAGCACCAAGCACCAAGTACCAAGCACTGACTTCGACCTGGAGCACTTTCTCACCAAAAAGCTTTTTCGGGCCGAGCCGCTGACGCTGAGCACGTTGCCCGAGTTTCAGACCCGCACCGGCGTGCCTGAGCTGCTGAACGACCTGCGCCGGCACCACCGCACGCTGCGGCAGGCGCAGCGGCAGGGCTTCGTGGCGGGTTCGCGCAGCGGCTACCAGCAGCAGCCCCTGCGCCTGGCCGATTGCTTTCTCGAACCCACTTTTCTGTCGGCCACCTACGGCCTGCAAGGTCGCCTCGACCTGCTGCACGAA from Hymenobacter psoromatis includes the following:
- a CDS encoding amidohydrolase, yielding MKKTYLLGLLGAGLLAFRPAPTPPAALKAEAIQDLQAHYADYRQLAQRIWGFAEVGYKETQSSALLQKTLRDHGFAVQAGVAGIPTAFVATYGSGQPVIGILAEFDALPGLAQQAVAEKTPIAGQNAGHGCGHNLFGTASVATGLELQKLLKAGKLRGTVKVFGCPAEEGGSGKVYMVREGLFNGVDAVIHWHPSSENATMAGRYIANSSAKFRFHGIAAHAAAAPERGRSALDGVEAMDNMVNMMREHVPQETRIHYVITNGGKAPNVVPDFAEVYYYVRHPNRADVQAIFERVVKAAEGAALGTGTTMDYEIVGGTHDLLINETLAHALQTNLEQVGGVTYTPEEMAFGQQIQQSLGAPAPPVAQAAVVEPYLARDLGGSSDVGDVSYVVPTVGLQAATWIPGTPAHSWQAVACSGKEIGSKGMMVAAKTMTLTAIDLFTTPELLTQAKAELKQKVGSYVYKPLLGDRKPALNYRD
- a CDS encoding CoA-binding protein, whose amino-acid sequence is MLQQAQHDVLLNSFLMKTLVLGATDNPDRYAYKAVHSLKNHGHEVVPVGIRKGRVAGQAIHTDRPQEADIDTVTLYVGPQNQPNWYEYILSLKPRRIIFNPGTENPELEQKAQAQGIMTEEACTLVMLSVGQYEK
- a CDS encoding FAD-binding protein → MKQELDLALPPEVAYDELARYAAILAAAGLRPGEADFVHIRKRSLDARGHRPLIRLRADVYDRATPAPARELLGPWFEYPDVRQARRRVLIVGAGPAGLFAALRCIELGIKPIVLERGKDVRTRRRDLAALTKEHVVNPDSNYCFGEGGAGTYSDGKLYTRATKRGDVGRILRRLVQHGATPDILVDAHPHIGTNKLPAVVQSLRDAIIEAGGEVRFETRVEDFILDNNHLRGVVTHTGEALEAEATVLATGHSARDIYELLHKRGVGIEAKPFALGVRVEHPQALIDAAQYGRPERGLLPAASYALVEQTKVRDAQRGVFSFCMCPGGFIVPAATAPGEVVVNGMSPSRRDSRFANSGIVAAVELADLDVARYGALAGLHFQQEIEQAACRLAGGTQAAPAQLLGDFLQKKSSSTLLETSYQPGLVSVEMDAVLGPALSERLRQGFRAFGRKIPDFATNAAQIVGVESRTSSPVRIPRDSDTLRHPVVAGLFPCGEGAGYAGGIVSAAMDGERVAEALAVSVGR
- a CDS encoding GCN5 family acetyltransferase, coding for MQNSQLKLRRTEKADLTSFFQFQLDKEANYLAAFTPKGPLNQEAYVEKFTRFLRDPTITMQTILVGEIIVGSIAKFEMEGDAEITYWLDRSFWNRGIATTALKSFLIMEKTRPVFGRVAFDNVGSQKVLEKCGFVKIGTDKGFANARQAEITEFIYKLT
- the gpmA gene encoding phosphoglyceromutase (2,3-bisphosphoglycerate-dependent; catalyzes the interconversion of 2-phosphoglycerate to 3-phosphoglycerate), producing MLKLVLLRHGQSVWNLENRFTGWTDVDLTDEGRQQAAHAGQLLRQHGYTFDMGFTSVLKRAIKTLDITLENMDELWIPVQKSWRLNERFYGALQGLNKAETAAKYGEEQVQQWRRSPHAHPPAVQPEDPRFPGHDPRYRHLTYRELPQTENLSETLTRVLPFWTEKIMPALRRQQQVIIAAHGNSLRALVQYIDHLSDEEVTQLDIPTGVPLVYELDENFNRIRHYYLQDDGTTPGPAAK